A genomic region of Oncorhynchus mykiss isolate Arlee chromosome 16, USDA_OmykA_1.1, whole genome shotgun sequence contains the following coding sequences:
- the zhx3 gene encoding zinc fingers and homeoboxes protein 3 isoform X2, whose protein sequence is MASKRKSTIPCMIPHKTMHLREELEQDSFLSDPLSLLRQAREQGYPSMGASGNGQSPREQSPGKSSRPEGGNDVKDGCGTYTCRPCNFETQDLNLFLDHVYSGHPDFRADPSFQCVDCGVSAAKFEGLALHNAQVHPSTVCTTLQLRRRDRRVVVEQSLVTGSEAGRDTEITITKTPIMRMMKGKSESKRFVVSHSSPDEPSSDPLPISKSKEMERKETPTVTVTHVPTIVHNGTATKVTLPSAIQIVNGSGTLPMLKTAITQVVSVVQNRNVYHQTAPITVSAALSSSTSSSSTSSKNMPKVMIPLSSIPTYSASMDSSSFLKTSFSKFPYPTKAELCYLTVVTKFPEEQINIWFTAQRLKQGISWSPEEIEEARKKMFNTIIQTAPPSTQYQPLSQTHHSPAQHTIRVLPASLGPTGIPHILQGSLVGQGGVIVTQPMMANSIQVNSAPMALAVTPKHQAAARPMMQARPAAALVADKGISMVVESSSIGNIIISSRSSNSGGSTSSISSTSNSRNGAGSSISSTSNGGGSTSSNISSSRSSYNSSSFSSHASVINLSFGNNRGNSIYSNGKVINANGKINHAIANLSGKSNSNAISMVKSSSTDSRCSSTIAKMISESQVTADIKSTMDNKPNSSKDTNSSSLSNKKTITTTSGPTATTTPTATTTSNPTTTSNPTSTKTEAASSPSTKPSSSSSPAQSGSTDASGTPSSRTLPNTFLDPGFYKSKKTVEQLSALKESFTNNQFPNQEEVDRLISFTSLTVREVRKWFSDRRYHFRNLKGGRSSTGGQGGASATTTPGSASATTTPGTPRGNSATPMDLSDTATPSENTKTSQQGLAALSPPPSQTPTSPTTPSRRPPRPPSPDFTAIRYKERDPQQVRALEASFSQDPDPPGEEVDRLRAETKMTRREIHGWFAERRKRVAAEKKKEELERAEQADEMEAGGGEEGVKSKDDVGVKKEEDGSGSELKVNPIKINLKMLKVTESDGKLESEGGHADSPTMPNLSPSTDPTSTPTLTPAPSTIPSLTPKPSPSPKPSPSTAPSSTPALKPSASPKPSPIRGKKTLEQLHLLKQVFVRTQWPSAAQYDELISSTGLPRPEVVRWFGDCRYVQKNGQLKWLEAYQTMVLKEDFQRGDTQMLKAHLEAHGSLEEEQVLELAQASGLTEELVRRWFSTQAPILLQGKDSAVAATEETPVAGGITHNPAPMVEGSSEPVQGTD, encoded by the exons ATGGCCAGCAAGAGGAAATCCACCATACCCTGCATGATCCCCCATAAGACCATGCACCTCCGGGAGGAGCTGGAGCAGGACTCATTCCTGTcagaccctctctccctcctccgacAGGCCCGGGAACAGGGCTACCCCTCTATGGGTGCGAGCGGTAACGGGCAGAGCCCCCGGGAGCAATCCCCAGGCAAatcctccaggcctgagggggGCAATGATGTCAAAGATGGGTGTGGCACCTACACTTGCAGGCCGTGTAACTTTGAGACCCAGGACCTAAACCTGTTCCTGGACCACGTCTACAGTGGCCACCCGGACTTCAGAGCTGACCCCAGCTTCCAGTGCGTGGACTGTGGGGTGTCAGCGGCCAAGTTTGAGGGCTTGGCCCTGCACAATGCCCAGGTCCACCCCAGCACAGTGTGCACCACCCTGCAGCTgaggaggagggacaggagggtgGTGGTGGAGCAGAGTCTGGTGACAGGGTCAGAGGCCGGGAGGGACACCGAGATCACCATCACAAAGACCCCCATCATGAGGATGATGAAAGGGAAGTCAGAGTCCAAGAGGTTTGTGGTGTCCCATTCCTCTCCTGATGAACCCTCCTCAgaccccctccccatctctaagtccaaggagatggagagaaaagagacCCCCACAGTGACGGTTACCCACGTTCCAACCATAGTGCACAACGGGACAGCCACCAAGGTCACGCTCCCCTCTGCTATCCAGATAGTGAACGGCTCGGGGACTCTGCCCATGCTCAAAACTGCCATCACACAG GTGGTGTCAGTGGTCCAGAACAGGAACGTCTACCATCAGACAGCTCCCATTACAGTGTccgctgctctctcctcctccacgtcCTCCTCATCCACCTCCTCCAAGAACATGCCCAAG GTGATGATCCCTCTGAGCAGCATCCCAACCTACAGCGCCTCTATGgactcttcctccttcctcaaGACGTCCTTCAGTAAGTTCCCCTATCCCACCAAGGCAGAGCTCTGCTACCTCACCGTGGTCACCAAGTTCCCAGAGGAGCAGATCAACATCTGGTTCACCGCCCAGAGACTGAAGCAGGGCATCAGCTGGTCtccagaggagatagaggaggccAGGAAGAAGATGTTCAACACCATCATACAGACAGCTCCCCCTAGCACCCAGTACCAGCCATTGAGCCAGACCCACCACAGTCCAGCCCAGCACACCATCAGggtcctgcctgcctctctgggGCCTACAGGGATCCCTCACATCCTCCAGGGCTCTCTGGTGGGTCAGGGAGGGGTGATTGTCACCCAGCCCATGATGGCCAACAGCATCCAGGTCAACAGTGCCCCCATGGCCCTGGCGGTAACACCCAAGCACCAGGCTGCAGCCCGCCCTATGATGCAGGCCCGGCCTGCTGCCGCCCTAGTGGCCGATAAGGGGATCAGCATGGTGGTGGAGAGCAGTAGTATTGGAAACATCATCATCAGTAGCCGTAGTAGTAATAGTGGAGGGAGtactagtagtatcagtagtactAGTAATAGTAGAAATGGTGCAGGgagtagtattagtagtactaGTAATGGTGGAGGGAGTACtagtagtaacatcagtagtaGCCGTAGTAGTTACAATAGCAGTAGTTTCAGCAGCCATGCTAGTGTTATTAACCTTAGCTTTGGCAACAACAGGGGGAACAGCATTTATAGCAATGGAAAAGTCATCAATGCCAATGGTAAAATCAACCATGCTATTGCTAATCTCAGTGGGAAAAGCAACAGCAATGCTATCAGCATGGTTAAAAGCAGCAGCACTGACAGTAGGTGCAGCAGTACTATTGCTAAAATGATAAGTGAAAGTCAAGTAACCGCTGATATTAAAAGCACCATGGACAACAAACCCAACAGCAGCAAAGATACTAACAGCAGCAGCTTGAGCAACAAGAAAACAATCACCACAACCAGTGGCCCCACAGCCACAACTACCCCTACTGCCACCACCACCagtaaccccaccaccaccagtaaccccacctccaccaaaacagaggcggcatcttccccctccaccaaaccttcctcctcatcttctccgGCGCAGAGCGGGAGCACAGACGCCAGTGGAACCCCCAGCTCCAGAACGCTCCCCAACACCTTCCTGGACCCCGGCTTCTACAAGAGCAAGAAGACCGTGGAGCAACTGAGTGCGCTCAAAGAGAGCTTCACCAACAACCAGTTCCCCAACCAGGAAGAGGTGGACCGTCTCATCTCCTTCACCAGCCTGACCGTGCGCGAGGTCCGTAAGTGGTTCAGTGACCGCCGCTACCACTTCCGCAACCTCAAGGGGGGGCGTTCGAGCACGGGCGGTCAGGGGGGTGCTAGCGCAACGACCACACCCGGGTCAGCTAGCGCAACGACCACACCCGGGACGCCCCGTGGTAACAGTGCTACCCCCATGGACCTCTCGGACACTGCCACTCCCAGTGAGAATACTAAAACCTCCCAGCAGGGGTTGGCAGCCCTCAGCCCCCCTCCCTCACAGACACCCACCTCCCCCACCACCCCGTCCAGACGGCCACCCAGACCCCCCTCCCCAGACTTCACAGCCATCCGCTACAAAGAGAGGGACCCTCAGCAG GTGAGGGCGCTAGAGGCCAGCTTCAGCCAGGACCCTGACCCACCTGGAGAGGAGGTGGACCGCCTCCGGGCCGAGACCAAAATGACCCGTAGAGAGATCCACGGCTGGTTCGCTGAACGCAGGAAGAGAGTCGCTgctgagaagaagaaagaggagttGGAGAGGGCGGAGCAAGCGGATGAGATGGaagcagggggaggggaggagggagttaAGAGTAAGGATGATGTCGGGgtgaagaaagaggaggatggtTCAGGCTCCGAGCTGAAGGTGAACCCCATTAAGATCAACCTGAAGATGCTCAAAGTGACTGAGTCAGATGGCAAACTGGAGTCTGAGGGAGGGCATGCAGACAGCCCCACCATGCCTAACCTGTCTCCCTCCACAGACCCAACATCAACCCCCACCCTTACCCCTGCTCCATCCACAATTCCAAGTCTAACCCCAAAGCCATCTCCATCACCTAAACCCTCCCCCTCTACAGCACCATCTTCCACCCCTGCCCTCAAGCCCTCCGCGTcccccaaaccctcccctatccgGGGTAAGAAGACGTTAGAGCAGCTCCACCTCCTGAAGCAGGTGTTTGTCCGGACCCAGTGGCCCAGCGCAGCCCAGTATGACGAGCTGATCTCTTCCACAGGGCTGCCCAGGCCTGAGGTAGTGCGTTGGTTTGGGGACTGTCGCTACGTGCAGAAGAACGGCCAGCTTAAGTGGCTGGAGGCCTACCAGACTATGGTCCTGAAGGAGGACTTCCAGAGGGGAGACACTCAGATGCTCAAGGCCCATCTGGAGGCCCACGGGAGTCTGGAGGAAGAACAG GTGTTGGAGCTGGCCCAGGCTAGTGGGCTGACCGAAGAGCTGGTACGACGCTGGTTCTCTACCCAGGCTCCTATACTGCTGCAGGGGAAGGACAGTGCTGTTGCAGCCACAGAGGAGACACCCGTGGCAGGGGGAATAACACACAACCCAGCACCCATGGTGGAAGGATCGTCAGAGCCGGTTCAAG GAACAGACTGA
- the zhx3 gene encoding zinc fingers and homeoboxes protein 3 isoform X1, producing the protein MASKRKSTIPCMIPHKTMHLREELEQDSFLSDPLSLLRQAREQGYPSMGASGNGQSPREQSPGKSSRPEGGNDVKDGCGTYTCRPCNFETQDLNLFLDHVYSGHPDFRADPSFQCVDCGVSAAKFEGLALHNAQVHPSTVCTTLQLRRRDRRVVVEQSLVTGSEAGRDTEITITKTPIMRMMKGKSESKRFVVSHSSPDEPSSDPLPISKSKEMERKETPTVTVTHVPTIVHNGTATKVTLPSAIQIVNGSGTLPMLKTAITQVVSVVQNRNVYHQTAPITVSAALSSSTSSSSTSSKNMPKVMIPLSSIPTYSASMDSSSFLKTSFSKFPYPTKAELCYLTVVTKFPEEQINIWFTAQRLKQGISWSPEEIEEARKKMFNTIIQTAPPSTQYQPLSQTHHSPAQHTIRVLPASLGPTGIPHILQGSLVGQGGVIVTQPMMANSIQVNSAPMALAVTPKHQAAARPMMQARPAAALVADKGISMVVESSSIGNIIISSRSSNSGGSTSSISSTSNSRNGAGSSISSTSNGGGSTSSNISSSRSSYNSSSFSSHASVINLSFGNNRGNSIYSNGKVINANGKINHAIANLSGKSNSNAISMVKSSSTDSRCSSTIAKMISESQVTADIKSTMDNKPNSSKDTNSSSLSNKKTITTTSGPTATTTPTATTTSNPTTTSNPTSTKTEAASSPSTKPSSSSSPAQSGSTDASGTPSSRTLPNTFLDPGFYKSKKTVEQLSALKESFTNNQFPNQEEVDRLISFTSLTVREVRKWFSDRRYHFRNLKGGRSSTGGQGGASATTTPGSASATTTPGTPRGNSATPMDLSDTATPSENTKTSQQGLAALSPPPSQTPTSPTTPSRRPPRPPSPDFTAIRYKERDPQQVRALEASFSQDPDPPGEEVDRLRAETKMTRREIHGWFAERRKRVAAEKKKEELERAEQADEMEAGGGEEGVKSKDDVGVKKEEDGSGSELKVNPIKINLKMLKVTESDGKLESEGGHADSPTMPNLSPSTDPTSTPTLTPAPSTIPSLTPKPSPSPKPSPSTAPSSTPALKPSASPKPSPIRGKKTLEQLHLLKQVFVRTQWPSAAQYDELISSTGLPRPEVVRWFGDCRYVQKNGQLKWLEAYQTMVLKEDFQRGDTQMLKAHLEAHGSLEEEQVLELAQASGLTEELVRRWFSTQAPILLQGKDSAVAATEETPVAGGITHNPAPMVEGSSEPVQGEEKMEQSVCGGVKDERSVDPKAVNPEKGTD; encoded by the exons ATGGCCAGCAAGAGGAAATCCACCATACCCTGCATGATCCCCCATAAGACCATGCACCTCCGGGAGGAGCTGGAGCAGGACTCATTCCTGTcagaccctctctccctcctccgacAGGCCCGGGAACAGGGCTACCCCTCTATGGGTGCGAGCGGTAACGGGCAGAGCCCCCGGGAGCAATCCCCAGGCAAatcctccaggcctgagggggGCAATGATGTCAAAGATGGGTGTGGCACCTACACTTGCAGGCCGTGTAACTTTGAGACCCAGGACCTAAACCTGTTCCTGGACCACGTCTACAGTGGCCACCCGGACTTCAGAGCTGACCCCAGCTTCCAGTGCGTGGACTGTGGGGTGTCAGCGGCCAAGTTTGAGGGCTTGGCCCTGCACAATGCCCAGGTCCACCCCAGCACAGTGTGCACCACCCTGCAGCTgaggaggagggacaggagggtgGTGGTGGAGCAGAGTCTGGTGACAGGGTCAGAGGCCGGGAGGGACACCGAGATCACCATCACAAAGACCCCCATCATGAGGATGATGAAAGGGAAGTCAGAGTCCAAGAGGTTTGTGGTGTCCCATTCCTCTCCTGATGAACCCTCCTCAgaccccctccccatctctaagtccaaggagatggagagaaaagagacCCCCACAGTGACGGTTACCCACGTTCCAACCATAGTGCACAACGGGACAGCCACCAAGGTCACGCTCCCCTCTGCTATCCAGATAGTGAACGGCTCGGGGACTCTGCCCATGCTCAAAACTGCCATCACACAG GTGGTGTCAGTGGTCCAGAACAGGAACGTCTACCATCAGACAGCTCCCATTACAGTGTccgctgctctctcctcctccacgtcCTCCTCATCCACCTCCTCCAAGAACATGCCCAAG GTGATGATCCCTCTGAGCAGCATCCCAACCTACAGCGCCTCTATGgactcttcctccttcctcaaGACGTCCTTCAGTAAGTTCCCCTATCCCACCAAGGCAGAGCTCTGCTACCTCACCGTGGTCACCAAGTTCCCAGAGGAGCAGATCAACATCTGGTTCACCGCCCAGAGACTGAAGCAGGGCATCAGCTGGTCtccagaggagatagaggaggccAGGAAGAAGATGTTCAACACCATCATACAGACAGCTCCCCCTAGCACCCAGTACCAGCCATTGAGCCAGACCCACCACAGTCCAGCCCAGCACACCATCAGggtcctgcctgcctctctgggGCCTACAGGGATCCCTCACATCCTCCAGGGCTCTCTGGTGGGTCAGGGAGGGGTGATTGTCACCCAGCCCATGATGGCCAACAGCATCCAGGTCAACAGTGCCCCCATGGCCCTGGCGGTAACACCCAAGCACCAGGCTGCAGCCCGCCCTATGATGCAGGCCCGGCCTGCTGCCGCCCTAGTGGCCGATAAGGGGATCAGCATGGTGGTGGAGAGCAGTAGTATTGGAAACATCATCATCAGTAGCCGTAGTAGTAATAGTGGAGGGAGtactagtagtatcagtagtactAGTAATAGTAGAAATGGTGCAGGgagtagtattagtagtactaGTAATGGTGGAGGGAGTACtagtagtaacatcagtagtaGCCGTAGTAGTTACAATAGCAGTAGTTTCAGCAGCCATGCTAGTGTTATTAACCTTAGCTTTGGCAACAACAGGGGGAACAGCATTTATAGCAATGGAAAAGTCATCAATGCCAATGGTAAAATCAACCATGCTATTGCTAATCTCAGTGGGAAAAGCAACAGCAATGCTATCAGCATGGTTAAAAGCAGCAGCACTGACAGTAGGTGCAGCAGTACTATTGCTAAAATGATAAGTGAAAGTCAAGTAACCGCTGATATTAAAAGCACCATGGACAACAAACCCAACAGCAGCAAAGATACTAACAGCAGCAGCTTGAGCAACAAGAAAACAATCACCACAACCAGTGGCCCCACAGCCACAACTACCCCTACTGCCACCACCACCagtaaccccaccaccaccagtaaccccacctccaccaaaacagaggcggcatcttccccctccaccaaaccttcctcctcatcttctccgGCGCAGAGCGGGAGCACAGACGCCAGTGGAACCCCCAGCTCCAGAACGCTCCCCAACACCTTCCTGGACCCCGGCTTCTACAAGAGCAAGAAGACCGTGGAGCAACTGAGTGCGCTCAAAGAGAGCTTCACCAACAACCAGTTCCCCAACCAGGAAGAGGTGGACCGTCTCATCTCCTTCACCAGCCTGACCGTGCGCGAGGTCCGTAAGTGGTTCAGTGACCGCCGCTACCACTTCCGCAACCTCAAGGGGGGGCGTTCGAGCACGGGCGGTCAGGGGGGTGCTAGCGCAACGACCACACCCGGGTCAGCTAGCGCAACGACCACACCCGGGACGCCCCGTGGTAACAGTGCTACCCCCATGGACCTCTCGGACACTGCCACTCCCAGTGAGAATACTAAAACCTCCCAGCAGGGGTTGGCAGCCCTCAGCCCCCCTCCCTCACAGACACCCACCTCCCCCACCACCCCGTCCAGACGGCCACCCAGACCCCCCTCCCCAGACTTCACAGCCATCCGCTACAAAGAGAGGGACCCTCAGCAG GTGAGGGCGCTAGAGGCCAGCTTCAGCCAGGACCCTGACCCACCTGGAGAGGAGGTGGACCGCCTCCGGGCCGAGACCAAAATGACCCGTAGAGAGATCCACGGCTGGTTCGCTGAACGCAGGAAGAGAGTCGCTgctgagaagaagaaagaggagttGGAGAGGGCGGAGCAAGCGGATGAGATGGaagcagggggaggggaggagggagttaAGAGTAAGGATGATGTCGGGgtgaagaaagaggaggatggtTCAGGCTCCGAGCTGAAGGTGAACCCCATTAAGATCAACCTGAAGATGCTCAAAGTGACTGAGTCAGATGGCAAACTGGAGTCTGAGGGAGGGCATGCAGACAGCCCCACCATGCCTAACCTGTCTCCCTCCACAGACCCAACATCAACCCCCACCCTTACCCCTGCTCCATCCACAATTCCAAGTCTAACCCCAAAGCCATCTCCATCACCTAAACCCTCCCCCTCTACAGCACCATCTTCCACCCCTGCCCTCAAGCCCTCCGCGTcccccaaaccctcccctatccgGGGTAAGAAGACGTTAGAGCAGCTCCACCTCCTGAAGCAGGTGTTTGTCCGGACCCAGTGGCCCAGCGCAGCCCAGTATGACGAGCTGATCTCTTCCACAGGGCTGCCCAGGCCTGAGGTAGTGCGTTGGTTTGGGGACTGTCGCTACGTGCAGAAGAACGGCCAGCTTAAGTGGCTGGAGGCCTACCAGACTATGGTCCTGAAGGAGGACTTCCAGAGGGGAGACACTCAGATGCTCAAGGCCCATCTGGAGGCCCACGGGAGTCTGGAGGAAGAACAG GTGTTGGAGCTGGCCCAGGCTAGTGGGCTGACCGAAGAGCTGGTACGACGCTGGTTCTCTACCCAGGCTCCTATACTGCTGCAGGGGAAGGACAGTGCTGTTGCAGCCACAGAGGAGACACCCGTGGCAGGGGGAATAACACACAACCCAGCACCCATGGTGGAAGGATCGTCAGAGCCGGTTCAAGGTGAGGAGAAGATGGAACAGTCGGTGTGTGGAGGAGTGAAAGATGAGAGAAGCGTGGACCCCAAGGCTGTGAATCCTGAGAAAG GAACAGACTGA